One genomic segment of Pseudorasbora parva isolate DD20220531a chromosome 6, ASM2467924v1, whole genome shotgun sequence includes these proteins:
- the flna gene encoding filamin-A isoform X2 produces MSQHTRPHQSSAAAAPLSNASLSPDKDADMPATEKDLAEDAPWKKIQQNTFTRWCNEHLKCVNKRIANLQTDLSDGLRLIALLEVLSQKKMFRKYNQRPTFRQMQLENVSVALEFLDRENIKLVSIDSKAIVDGNLKLILGLIWTLILHYSISMPMWDEEEETEESKQKTPKQRLLGWIQNKLPELPITNFSRDWQSGKALGALVDSCAPGLCPDWDSWDQTKPVDNAREAMQQADDWLGVPQVITPEEIVDPNVDEHSVMTYLSQFPKAKLKPGAPLRPKLNPKKARAYGPGIEPTGNVVMKKAVFTVETISAGQGEVLVYVEDPAGHREEAKVTANNDKNRTYSVFYVPKVTGQHKVTVLFAGQHISKSPFEVDVGMAQGDSSKVTAQGPGLEPAGNIANKTTYFDVYTAGAGIGEVEVVIMDPSGKKDTVECSVEDKGNSSYRCTYKPTLEGQHIIYITFAGGQISKSPYTVHVGEACNPSLCKAKGRGLQPKGLRIKETAEFKVYTKGAGTGELKVTIKGPKGLEEPCKKKDLGDGVYSFEYYPSTPGNYTITITWGGQHIPRSPFEVKIGSEAGPQPVRAWGPGLESGVVGKSADFVVEAVGDDVGTLGFSVEGPSPAKIECDDKGDGSCDVRYWPTEPGEYAVHVLCKNEDIQLSPFMAEIVPGPGKDFYPDKVKAYGPGLQSSGLSVGKPAEFTVDAKLGGKAPLKIQAQDRDGNPVDVQVKDNGNGTYTCSYTPRKPLKHTVMVSWGGVNIPESPFRMNIGAGCHPNKVRVSGPGVAKTGLKAFEPTYFTVDCSEAGQGDISIGIKCAPGVVGPAEADIDFDIIRNDNDTFTVKYTPPGAGSYTIMVLFAEQTIPMTPIRIKVDPSHDASKVKAEGPGLSRTGVELNKPTHFTVNTKAAGKAKLDAQFTGPNKGEAVRDFDIINNHDGTHTVKYTPVQQGNMGLNVTYGGDPIPKSPFAVAVAPSLDLSKVKVAGLGDTMAVGKDQDVTVKSKGAGGQGKVGAKVTGPSGKSVPCKVEPGLSPETSQVRFIPRDKGPYEVELTYDGAPIPGSPFPVEAIAPSDPSKVRCSGPGLERAKVGEPGKFVVDCTNAGPAELTIEIISDNGTEAEVHIQDNGDGTYTITYIPLYPGAYTLTIRYGDQDVPNFPARLNVEPAVETGGVKVFGPGVEGKGVFREATTDFTVDARALTKTGGNHIKTCINNPSGNRTEALIRDLGDGTYQVEYTPYEEGTHNVEVTYDNSPVPKSPFRVPVTEGCDPARVRVHGPGLQSGITNKPNKFTVETRGAGTGGLGLAMEGPSEAKMSCTDNKDGSCCVEYIPYEPGTYNLNVTYGGQPITGSPFSVPVHDTVDATKVKCQGQGLGNNVRANIPQVFSVDASKAGVAPLQVRVQGPKGVVEPVEVVDNGDRTHTVSYVPTREGPYSINVLYADEEIPHSPYKVKVLPTHDASKVRASGPGLNTTGVPASLPVEFTIDAKDAGEGLLAVQITDPEGKLKKANIRDNQDGTYLVSYVPDMTGRYTILIKYGGDEIPYSPYRIRALPTGDASKCTVTGAGVGPTIQIGEQTVITVDAKAAGKGKVTCTVCTPDGGEVDVDVVENEDGTFDIFYTAPQPGKYVICVRFGGEHIPNSPFQVTALEGDSPDQLMQQTQNLQYAYAPNMGQPWATDRQLGMNGLDVAGLRPFDLVIPFTIQKGEITGDVRMPSGKVAKPDITDNKDGTVTVKYAPTEAGLHEMDIKYDGIHIPGSPLQFYVDYVNSGHVTAYGPGLIHGMVNKPSVFTVNTKDAGEGGLSLAIEGPSKADISCTDNQDGTCTVSYLPVLPGDYNIIVKYNEKHIPGSPFMAKITGDDSMRMSHLKVGSAADIPLDIGELDLSQLTASLTTPSGREEPCLLKMLRNGHVGISFVPKEIGEHLVNIKKNGRHIPSSPISVMINQSEIGDASRVRVTGQGLSEARTFEPAEFVIDTRDAGYGGLSLSIEGPSKVDINTEDQEDGTCKVTYSPTEPGNYIINIKFADQHVPGSAFTVKVTGEGRMKESITRRRRAASVANVGSQCDLSLKIPEISIADMTAQVTSPSGKIHKAEIMEGENNTYCIRFVPTEMGVHTVSVKYQGQHVPGSPFQFTVGPLGEGGAHKVRAGGPGLERAEAGVPAEFSIWTREAGAGGLSIAVEGPSKAEIAFEDRKDGSSGVSYIVQEPGDYEVSIRFNDEHIPDSPFVVPVASPSDDARRLTVASLQESGLKVNQPASFAVSLNGAKGVIDAKVHSPSGALEECCVTEIDEDKYAVRFIPRENGLYLIDVKFNGSHIPGSPFKIRVGETGQAGDPGMVSAYGAGLEGGSTGSPCEFVVNTSTAGPGALAVTIDGPSKVKMDCQECPEGYKVTYTPMAPGNYLISIKYGGPYHIVGSPFKAKITGSRLVNSHSMHETSSVLVDSVTRSVTSSQQAAPGWASSDASRVVAKGLGLNKGFIGQKNTFSVDCSKAGRNMLLVGVDGPKVPCEEILVKHLGNRLYNVSYQLKEKGEYILVVKWGDDHIPGSPYHITV; encoded by the exons ATAGTAAGGCCATAGTGGATGGGAACCTGAAGCTGATCCTGGGTCTGATATGGACTCTTATCCTGCACTATTCCATCTCTATGCCCATGTGGGACGAGGAGGAGGAGACCGAAGAAAGCAAGCAGAAGACTCCCAAGCAGAGGCTGCTCGGATGGATACAGAACAAGCTGCCCGAGCTGCCCATCACCAACTTCAGCCGCGACTGGCAGTCAGGGAAAGCCCTTGGCGCGCTGGTGGACAGTTGTGCTCCAG GTCTTTGTCCAGACTGGGATTCCTGGGATCAGACCAAGCCTGTGGACAATGCCAGGGAGGCCATGCAGCAGGCTGATGACTGGCTTGGTGTTCCTCAG GTGATCACTCCAGAAGAAATTGTTGATCCTAATGTGGACGAGCACTCTGTTATGACTTATCTGTCCCAGTTCCCCAAAGCCAAACTCAAGCCTGGTGCCCCCCTGCGGCCCAAACTCAACCCTAAAAAAGCCCGTGCATACGGACCAG GTATTGAGCCCACAGGTAATGTTGTGATGAAGAAGGCTGTGTTCACTGTTGAGACCATCAGCGCTGGTCAGGGCGAGGTATTGGTTTACGTGGAAGACCCAGCTGGCCACCGCGAGGAGGCTAAAGTCACAGCCAACAATGACAAGAACCGCACTTACTCAGTATTCTATGTACCAAAAGTCACTGGACAACACAAG GTGACAGTGCTGTTTGCAGGGCAACACATCTCCAAGAGTCCATTTGAGGTGGATGTAGGAATGGCTCAGGGGGACTCCAGCAAGGTCACTGCCCAGGGCCCAGGACTTGAGCCTGCAGGCAACATTGCCAACAAGACCACATATTTTGATGTCTACACAGCTG GTGCTGGAATAGGAGAGGTGGAGGTGGTCATTATGGACCCCAGTGGAAAGAAGGACACTGTTGAGTGCAGTGTTGAGGACAAGGGCAATAGCAGTTACCGATGCACCTACAAGCCTACTCTGGAGGGCCAGCACATCATCTATATCACCTTTGCTGGGGGCCAGATCTCTAAGAGCCCTTATACTGTCCATGTGGGAGAGG CCTGTAATCCAAGCCTGTGTAAAGCCAAGGGCCGTGGTCTGCAGCCTAAAGGCTTGAGAATCAAGGAGACTGCTGAGTTTAAGGTTTACACCAAAGGAGCTGGTACTGGAGAACTGAAAGTCACCATCAAAGGGCCCA AGGGTCTTGAGGAGCCCTGTAAGAAGAAGGATCTGGGAGATGGCGTTTACAGCTTTGAGTATTACCCCAGCACACCTGGGAATTACACCATCACAATCACATGGGGTGGACAACACATCCCACGCAG CCCATTTGAGGTGAAGATTGGATCTGAAGCGGGACCACAGCCAGTGAGGGCATGGGGTCCAGGTCTAGAGAGTGGTGTTGTAGGCAAATCTGCTGACTTTGTGGTGGAAGCTGTCGGGGATGACGTGGGAACTTTGG GTTTCTCAGTGGAGGGCCCATCCCCGGCTAAGATCGAATGTGATGATAAAGGAGATGGCTCCTGTGACGTGAGGTACTGGCCCACAGAACCCGGCGAATATGCTGTTCATGTGCTCTGTAAGAATGAGGACATCCAGCTTAGCCCTTTCATGGCTGAAATTGTTCCTGGTCCAGGAAAAGATTTTTATCCTGACAAG GTGAAAGCTTATGGTCCAGGTCTGCAGAGCTCTGGCCTATCAGTTGGCAAGCCAGCCGAGTTCACTGTGGATGCCAAACTAGGTGGCAAAGCTCCTCTAAAGATTCAAGCTCAG GACCGTGATGGAAACCCAGTGGATGTGCAAGTGAAGGACAATGGCAATGGAACATACACCTGCAGCTACACCCCTCGCAAACCTCTCAAGCACACTGTGATGGTGTCGTGGGGCGGAGTCAACATCCCAGAGAGTCCATTCAGG ATGAATATTGGGGCAGGGTGCCATCCCAATAAGGTTAGAGTATCAGGACCTGGAGTGGCCAAGACAGGCCTGAAGGCATTTGAACCCACATACTTCACTGTGGATTGCTCTGAGGCTGGACAGG GTGACATCAGCATAGGCATCAAATGTGCTCCAGGTGTGGTGGGACCTGCTGAGGCTGACATCGATTTTGACATCATTAGAAATGACAATGACACGTTCACTGTCAAATACACTCCCCCTGGTGCAGGCAGCTACACAATCATGGTGCTGTTTGCTGAACAG ACCATTCCCATGACTCCCATCAGAATTAAGGTCGATCCCTCTCATGATGCCAGCAAAGTTAAAGCAGAGGGCCCTGGACTCAGCCGCACTG GTGTGGAGTTGAACAAACCCACTCACTTCACTGTGAACACAAAGGCTGCAGGCAAAGCTAAACTTGATGCTCAGTTTACTGGACCCAACAAGGGAGAGGCAGTCCGTGACTTTGACATCATCAACAATCATGATGGTACCCACACTGTTAAATACACCCCAGTCCAACAG GGCAATATGGGTTTGAATGTCACCTATGGTGGTGATCCCATTCCCAAGAGCCCATTTGCTGTAGCAGTTGCCCCATCTCTGGACCTCAGTAAAGTTAAAGTGGCTGGTCTTGGTGATA CAATGGCTGTTGGAAAGGATCAAGATGTCACCGTCAAGTCTAAAGGAGCAGGTGGTCAGGGCAAGGTTGGCGCAAAGGTTACAGGCCCATCTGGCAAATCAGTGCCCTGTAAAGTTGAACCAGGCCTGAGCCCAGAAACCAGCCAGGTTCGTTTTATCCCCAGAGATAAGGGACCCTATGAGGTTGAACTGACATATGATGGTGCCCCCATCCCTGGCAGTCCATTCCCTGTGGAAGCCATTGCACCCTCTGATCCATCTAAG GTGAGATGTTCTGGGCCAGGTCTGGAGAGAGCTAAGGTTGGCGAGCCAGGAAAGTTTGTGGTCGATTGCACTAATGCGGGTCCTGCTGAGCTGACTATAGAGATCATCTCGGACAATGGCACAGAGGCTGAAGTCCATATTCAAGACAATGGGGATGGAACTTACACCATCACTTATATCCCTCTGTACCCTGGAGCTTATACCCTCACCATTCGCTACGGTGATCAGGATGTGCCAAACTTCCCAGCCAGACTCAACGTGGAGCCTGCTGTGGAAACTGGTGGAGTAAAAGTATTTGGACCCGGAGTGGAGGGCAAAG GTGTTTTCCGGGAGGCCACTACTGATTTTACTGTGGATGCTCGTGCTCTCACCAAAACGGGTGGCAATCATATCAAGACATGTATCAATAACCCATCAGGCAACCGCACTGAAGCTCTGATCAGAGACCTGGGAGACGGCACTTACCAAGTGGAGTACACACCCTATGAGGAGG GCACACACAATGTTGAGGTCACTTACGATAACAGCCCGGTTCCCAAGAGCCCGTTCCGTGTGCCGGTGACTGAGGGTTGTGACCCGGCACGCGTGCGTGTACATGGCCCAGGACTTCAGTCTGGCATTACCAACAAACCCAACAAGTTCACAGTTGAGACCCG TGGTGCTGGTACAGGTGGTTTGGGGCTGGCTATGGAGGGACCTTCTGAGGCCAAAATGTCCTGCACTGATAACAAAGATGGCAGCTGTTGTGTTGAATACATCCCATATGAGCCAGGCACATACAACCTCAATGTCACCTATGGAGGTCAACCAATCActg GAAGCCCTTTCTCTGTACCTGTCCATGATACTGTTGATGCAACTAAAGTAAAATGCCAAGGTCAGGGGCTTGGAAACAACGTACGTGCCAATATCCCACAGGTCTTTTCTGTGGATGCAAGCAAGGCTGGAGTGGCTCCTTTGCAGGTCAGAGTGCAGGGACCTAAAG GAGTCGTGGAGCCTGTTGAGGTGGTAGATAATGGTGACCGGACTCACACTGTCAGCTACGTACCCACCAGGGAGGGGCCGTATTCAATTAACGTCCTTTATGCTGATGAGGAGATCCCACACAG TCCTTATAAGGTAAAGGTTCTGCCCACTCATGACGCTAGTAAGGTCCGTGCCAGTGGTCCTGGTCTGAATACCACTGGTGTGCCTGCCAGTCTGCCCGTGGAGTTCACTATTGATGCCAAAGATGCAGGAGAGGGACTCTTGGCTGTCCAGATCACT GACCCTGAAGGGAAGCTAAAGAAGGCTAACATTCGTGATAATCAGGATGGGACATACCTTGTGTCCTATGTGCCTGACATGACCGGCCGTTATACCATTCTCATCAAGTATGGTGGTGATGAGATCCCATACTCCCCATATCGTATCAGAGCCCTGCCCACAGGAGATGCCAGCAAATGCACAGTCACAG GAGCTGGAGTTGGTCCAACTATTCAGATCGGAGAGCAGACAGTCATCACTGTGGATGCAAAGGCCGCTGGGAAGGGCAAGGTGACATGCACTGTGTGCACTCCAGATGGAGGCGAGGTGGATGTGGACGTAGTTGAAAATGAGGATGGAACGTTTGACATCTTCTACACAGCACCCCAGCCAGGGAAATACGTCATCTGCGTGCGGTTTGGTGGAGAGCACATTCCCAACAGCCCCTTCCAAGTCACG GCTTTGGAAGGTGACTCCCCTGACCAACTAATGCAGCAGACCCAGAACCTGCAGTACGCCTACGCGCCCAACATGGGCCAGCCATGG GCTACAGACAGACAACTGGGTATGAATGGACTGGATGTTGCTGGTCTGAGACCCTTCGACTTGGTCATTCCTTTCACCATCCAGAAGGGAGAAATTACAG GTGATGTAAGAATGCCTTCAGGAAAAGTGGCCAAGCCTGATATTACAGATAACAAGGACGGCACGGTCACAGTGAAATACGCCCCAACTGAGGCTGGCCTGCATGAGATGGACATCAAATATGATGGAATACACATCCCAG GAAGCCCCCTGCAGTTCTATGTGGACTATGTCAACAGTGGTCACGTGACTGCCTACGGTCCTGGTCTGATTCATGGCATGGTCAATAAACCTTCAGTCTTCACTGTCAACACCAAGGATGCTGGAGAGG GTGGTTTGTCTTTGGCCATTGAAGGGCCGTCAAAGGCAGACATTAGCTGCACTGATAATCAAGATGGTACCTGCACTGTGTCTTACCTCCCTGTTCTTCCCGGAGACTACAACATCATTGTCAAGTACAACGAAAAGCACATTCCCGGCAGCCCTTTCATGGCCAAGATCACAG GCGATGACTCCATGCGCATGTCTCATCTGAAGGTGGGCTCAGCTGCTGACATCCCTCTAGACATTGGTGAGCTGGACCTCAGCCAGCTGACCGCATCTCTTACCACCCCCTCTGGTCGGGAGGAGCCGTGTCTTCTCAAGATGCTCAGGAATGGGCATGTGG GTATCTCATTTGTGCCGAAGGAAATTGGCGAGCATCTTGTTAACATTAAGAAAAATGGACGTCATATTCCTAGCAGCCCCATTTCAGTCATGATCAACCAATCCGAGATTGGTGATGCCAGCCGTGTGCGTGTGACTGGTCAAGGCCTCAGTGAAGCCCGTACCTTTGAGCCTGCAGAATTTGTCATTGACACCAGAGATGCAG GATATGGAGGACTTAGTTTGTCTATCGAGGGACCCAGTAAGGTGGACATCAACACTGAAGATCAGGAAGATGGCACCTGCAAAGTCACATATTCCCCCACAGAACCAGGAAATTACATAATCAACATAAAATTTGCTGACCAACATGTTCCAG GAAGTGCTTTTACCGTGAAAGTGACAGGCGAGGGTCGAATGAAGGAGAGCATCACCCGCAGAAGAAGAGCAGCATCTGTGGCCAATGTTGGCAGCCAGTGTGATCTCAGTCTGAAGATCCCTG AGATTAGCATCGCAGACATGACCGCTCAGGTGACAAGCCCATCTGGCAAAATACACAAGGCTGAGATCATGGAGGGAGAAAACAACACATACTGCATTCGCTTTGTGCCAACGGAGATGGGTGTGCACACAGTCAGTGTGAAGTATCAAGGTCAACATGTCCCTGGATCCCCCTTCCAGTTCACTGTGGGTCCTCTTGGAGAGGGAGGCGCCCATAAGGTCCGTGCTGGAGGCCCAGGATTAGAGAGAGCAGAGGCGGGTGTACCAG CTGAGTTCAGCATTTGGACCCGTGAAGCAGGAGCTGGTGGTCTGTCCATCGCAGTGGAGGGACCCAGTAAGGCGGAGATTGCGTTTGAAGACCGCAAGGATGGATCCAGCGGTGTTTCCTACATTGTCCAGGAGCCTG GTGATTACGAAGTGTCCATCAGGTTCAATGATGAGCACATTCCTGATAGTCCATTCGTGGTACCCGTGGCCTCTCCATCTGATGACGCCCGCCGTCTCACTGTTGCCAGTCTTCAG GAGTCCGGGTTAAAGGTGAACCAGCCGGCCTCTTTTGCTGTGAGCCTAAACGGGGCTAAGGGAGTCATCGACGCCAAAGTTCACAGTCCATCCGGAGCACTAGAAGAGTGCTGTGTCACAGAGATTGATGAAG ATAAGTATGCTGTGAGATTTATCCCCAGGGAGAATGGCCTATACCTAATAGATGTGAAATTTAATGGTTCTCACATCCCTGGAAGCCCCTTCAAGATCCGTGTTGGTGAGACAGGCCAGGCTGGAGACCCAGGAATGGTGTCGGCTTATGGAGCTGGTCTGGAAGGAGGCAGCACTG GATCGCCATGTGAATTTGTTGTGAACACAAGTACAGCTGGCCCAGGGGCTTTGGCAGTGACCATCGATGGGCCTTCCAAGGTGAAGATGGACTGTCAGGAATGCCCAGAGGGCTACAAGGTCACCTACACCCCTATGGCCCCTGGAAACTACCTAATTTCTATCAAATACGGTGGACCGTACCATATTGTTGGCAGCCCATTCAAAGCTAAAATTACAG GCTCTCGATTGGTCAATAGCCACAGCATGCACGAAACTTCATCAGTTCTGGTTGACTCAGTGACCCGCAGCGTGACATCCAGCCAGCAGGCAGCACCAGGATGGGCCAGCTCCGACGCCAGCCGTGTCGTTGCCAAGGGTCTGGGACTCAACAAGGGCTTCATAGGACAGAAGAACACTTTCAGCGTGGACTGTAGTAAAGCAG GAAGGAACATGCTCCTGGTAGGAGTGGACGGACCCAAAGTGCCCTGTGAGGAGATCTTGGTGAAACACTTGGGTAACCGTCTCTATAATGTGTCCTACCAGCTCAAGGAGAAAGGAGAGTACATCCTGGTGGTTAAATGGGGTGATGATCACATCCCTGGGAGCCCTTATCACATCACTGTCTAA